A region from the Gemmatimonadota bacterium genome encodes:
- a CDS encoding right-handed parallel beta-helix repeat-containing protein: protein MTGLHITVGQKNADIIGNDNRALQAAVDYIAALGGGTVEILSGTYIMRDALHLRSDITVKGQGENTTLWKADGVETPLLLDGDFGEEQITLENPHGFKVGYGVSITDDHGGGFHTAVGTILWQKDNTFGVNVPMGGDYLVSRNARAATTFPVISGYHIENARVENLTVDGNRENNPHLNGCRGAGIFLYRGHHTTLQNCAIKNYHGDGISFQQSQHVTVENCTCTDNTHLGLHPGSGSQHPIIRNCRSENNGRIGLFLCWRVKHGIFENNDLIGNGDTGISIGHKDTDNVFSNNRSLRNGCEGILFRNESEPMGGHRNTFENNQILDNGDKNKGYGIRILGETHDLIFTNNRIGNDETATQRIGVHIGEKADRIHLNNNDLSSNLDAEIEDTRQVVSA, encoded by the coding sequence ATGACTGGCTTACACATCACCGTCGGACAAAAAAACGCCGACATCATCGGCAATGACAACCGCGCGTTGCAAGCCGCAGTCGATTACATCGCCGCACTCGGCGGAGGCACGGTTGAAATTCTATCCGGCACGTACATCATGCGCGACGCACTCCATCTGCGCAGCGACATCACGGTCAAAGGACAGGGCGAAAATACCACATTGTGGAAGGCAGACGGCGTTGAGACCCCACTTCTCCTCGACGGAGATTTTGGTGAAGAACAGATCACCCTTGAAAATCCCCATGGATTCAAAGTGGGCTATGGCGTCAGCATCACAGACGATCATGGCGGTGGATTTCACACCGCCGTCGGCACCATTCTCTGGCAAAAGGACAACACCTTTGGCGTCAATGTACCCATGGGAGGCGACTACCTCGTCTCTCGCAATGCGCGCGCTGCAACCACCTTCCCGGTCATCAGCGGCTACCACATCGAAAATGCCCGGGTCGAAAACCTGACCGTAGATGGCAACCGCGAAAACAACCCGCACCTCAACGGTTGCCGCGGCGCTGGCATATTCCTCTACCGCGGACACCATACGACCCTCCAAAACTGCGCGATCAAAAATTATCACGGCGATGGCATCAGCTTCCAGCAGAGCCAGCACGTCACAGTTGAAAACTGCACCTGCACGGACAATACCCACCTGGGTCTGCACCCGGGCAGTGGCAGTCAGCATCCCATCATCCGCAACTGCCGCTCGGAAAACAACGGCCGCATTGGCCTCTTCCTCTGCTGGCGCGTCAAACACGGCATCTTTGAAAACAACGACCTCATCGGCAACGGCGACACGGGCATCTCCATTGGTCACAAAGACACCGACAACGTGTTTTCCAACAACCGATCATTGCGCAACGGCTGTGAAGGCATACTCTTCCGCAACGAATCCGAACCCATGGGCGGGCATCGCAACACCTTTGAGAACAATCAGATCCTCGACAACGGCGACAAAAACAAAGGCTATGGCATACGCATCCTGGGCGAAACCCACGACCTCATCTTCACAAATAACCGCATTGGCAACGACGAAACGGCAACACAGCGCATAGGTGTTCACATCGGCGAAAAAGCCGACCGCATACACCTCAACAACAACGACCTGTCGAGCAATCTCGACGCCGAAATCGAAGACACGCGACAAGTCGTTTCTGCGTAA
- a CDS encoding Gfo/Idh/MocA family oxidoreductase, with amino-acid sequence MPEKKVRVCVVGMGIGKPNGRALAKNDRGEVVALCDLIPERMEEFARELPGEQKFYTDYKKMCKDPDIDAVFVGTPNQWHVPVALEAVKNDKHVMVTKPLSDSEQAAQKLVEAAEASGVVNMMSLSTRFSDQCQYLGNLAREGYFGDLYYARARSVRRSGIPAWNLGFIQKGGGAFRDMGVHVLDAVWYLLGMPKPATVTGVCGAKFGPRGRGYWGFRQVPRSTYEQYAADDYAGGFIRFENGAGLQVESFWASHQPNELQIELFGDEAGAQFRPLKLFKTQDGVPHDIAVDIPLATQAWDRIAGHFIDCILDGKTCEAPLRHGYQVQQMMEALLESGETGREIRID; translated from the coding sequence ATGCCAGAAAAAAAAGTCCGCGTATGTGTCGTCGGTATGGGCATTGGAAAACCCAATGGCCGCGCCCTTGCGAAAAATGATCGCGGCGAAGTCGTCGCACTCTGCGACCTGATCCCCGAAAGAATGGAAGAATTTGCCCGCGAACTGCCCGGCGAACAAAAATTCTACACCGACTACAAAAAAATGTGTAAAGATCCCGACATTGACGCGGTATTTGTAGGCACCCCAAACCAGTGGCATGTGCCCGTCGCACTCGAAGCCGTCAAAAACGACAAACACGTCATGGTGACCAAACCGCTATCGGACTCTGAGCAGGCAGCACAAAAACTCGTCGAAGCCGCCGAAGCATCTGGCGTCGTCAACATGATGTCGCTCTCCACCCGATTCTCCGACCAGTGCCAATATCTGGGCAATCTCGCGCGCGAAGGCTATTTTGGCGACCTGTACTATGCCCGTGCCCGCAGCGTGCGCCGAAGCGGCATCCCCGCGTGGAACCTCGGATTCATTCAAAAAGGCGGCGGCGCATTCCGCGACATGGGCGTCCACGTCCTCGACGCCGTGTGGTACTTGCTCGGCATGCCCAAACCCGCCACCGTCACAGGCGTGTGCGGCGCAAAATTTGGACCGCGCGGACGCGGCTACTGGGGCTTTAGACAAGTCCCGCGCAGCACCTACGAACAATATGCCGCTGACGACTATGCCGGCGGATTCATCCGCTTTGAAAACGGCGCGGGTCTCCAGGTCGAAAGCTTCTGGGCATCTCACCAGCCCAACGAACTCCAGATCGAACTCTTTGGCGACGAAGCAGGCGCGCAATTCCGCCCCCTCAAACTCTTCAAAACACAGGACGGCGTCCCACACGACATCGCCGTCGATATTCCGCTTGCAACCCAGGCCTGGGACCGCATTGCGGGCCACTTTATCGACTGCATTCTCGATGGCAAAACCTGCGAAGCCCCTCTGCGCCACGGATATCAAGTGCAGCAAATGATGGAAGCCTTGCTCGAAAGTGGCGAAACCGGACGGGAAATCCGCATTGATTAG
- a CDS encoding Xaa-Pro peptidase family protein has product MLTLEGCRGRQQRFRARLSEEGIDAVIITDYRDIYYLTGVLLSAYPSFSFPALLYLETEGGSWLASTTDEGDAAVDERVVYDSHVLYTMNPDPMRLLNAAVAQKLRDCRGISRLGWQQEATPKLLSDTIADALGGEWVGIDDLLIAQQMRKDADEVAMLQKAIDINLRAYDRVQEVIAPGVNELDVLAAGQQVALNAAGEVLHHGGDYQCGQLGGLARDRIIEDGELYVIDAQTEYHGYWSDLCRTFAVGDPTDLQASVYDLLKAILEDVPNLVRPGGRGTALWHVIDERIREHPHLSDIGLIHHAGHGVGIRAHEPPDLNRDREGIFEVGTVFSCEPGAYSEALNGGIRLENTFLVTEDGVQNLTNYPLVLKK; this is encoded by the coding sequence ATGCTCACTCTGGAAGGTTGCCGCGGCAGGCAGCAGCGATTTCGAGCGCGTCTCTCCGAGGAGGGGATTGACGCGGTTATTATTACAGATTATCGGGATATCTACTATTTGACCGGTGTGCTTCTGTCGGCATATCCATCGTTTTCTTTTCCCGCGCTTCTGTATTTGGAGACCGAGGGGGGATCGTGGCTGGCGTCAACGACTGACGAAGGGGATGCGGCTGTGGATGAGCGCGTGGTGTACGATTCGCATGTGCTTTACACTATGAATCCCGATCCGATGCGCTTGCTGAATGCGGCTGTGGCGCAAAAGCTCCGCGATTGCCGGGGTATTTCTCGTTTGGGCTGGCAGCAGGAAGCCACGCCCAAGTTGCTCTCCGATACAATAGCAGATGCTCTGGGTGGCGAATGGGTGGGGATAGACGATTTGCTGATTGCACAGCAGATGAGGAAGGATGCCGATGAAGTTGCGATGTTGCAAAAGGCGATTGATATTAATCTGCGGGCTTATGACCGCGTGCAAGAGGTGATTGCGCCGGGTGTAAACGAGCTGGATGTGCTCGCGGCGGGGCAGCAGGTCGCGCTGAATGCAGCGGGTGAGGTGCTGCACCACGGGGGCGATTACCAGTGCGGGCAATTGGGCGGGCTTGCCAGAGATCGGATTATTGAGGATGGAGAGTTGTATGTTATCGACGCGCAGACAGAATATCACGGGTACTGGTCCGATCTGTGCCGCACTTTTGCGGTGGGCGATCCCACAGATTTGCAGGCGTCGGTGTACGATCTTTTGAAGGCTATTTTAGAGGATGTCCCCAATCTGGTAAGGCCCGGTGGACGGGGAACCGCACTGTGGCACGTGATTGATGAGAGGATCCGCGAGCATCCCCATCTGTCCGATATTGGGCTGATTCACCACGCGGGGCACGGCGTGGGGATTCGCGCACACGAACCGCCCGATTTGAACCGCGACCGAGAGGGTATTTTTGAGGTGGGGACGGTCTTTTCTTGTGAGCCAGGTGCGTATAGCGAGGCTTTGAACGGGGGTATCCGGTTGGAGAATACATTTTTGGTGACCGAAGATGGGGTGCAGAATCTGACGAATTATCCGCTGGTGTTAAAAAAGTGA
- a CDS encoding Gfo/Idh/MocA family oxidoreductase, translating to MPLKIAQIGSDGHQNMVLDGIAHIPDAQLIACAKGHPDDTLARVKSHAAFTAHTRLYDDYRHMLDTEEIDLVSICRPYSLNAEASIAAANRGIDIVSEKPVATTLDDLEALETAVKNSEIRLTAMFGLRLSPAFRAAHQAVQDGLIGEPILATAQKSYRFGTRPDFFKQRETYGGTIPWVAIHAVDYTRWTTGREYTQVAALHGNLAHPDYPGCEDHGGMLFRLSNGGTAMINLDYLRPSTAPTHGDDRLRIAGSEGVIEVIDDRTHLIRSDEEPRDLPLQPEENFLVNLHGERTGKAPHIIGPDEAIKITRLCLRAREAADTGHVIAL from the coding sequence TGTGCCAAAGGACATCCCGACGACACCCTCGCCAGAGTCAAATCGCACGCGGCATTCACCGCACACACCCGCCTGTATGACGACTATCGCCACATGCTCGACACCGAAGAAATCGATCTCGTCAGCATCTGTCGTCCGTATTCCCTCAACGCCGAAGCCTCAATAGCCGCGGCAAACCGCGGAATCGACATCGTCAGTGAAAAACCCGTTGCAACCACTTTAGACGATCTCGAAGCCCTTGAAACAGCGGTCAAAAACAGCGAAATTCGCCTCACCGCCATGTTCGGCCTGAGACTATCCCCTGCATTTCGCGCAGCACACCAGGCAGTTCAAGACGGCCTCATCGGCGAACCCATTCTGGCAACCGCGCAAAAGTCCTATCGCTTTGGCACGCGCCCAGACTTTTTCAAACAGCGAGAAACTTACGGCGGCACAATTCCCTGGGTCGCAATCCACGCCGTTGATTACACGCGCTGGACAACCGGACGTGAATACACACAAGTCGCCGCGCTTCACGGCAACCTCGCCCATCCCGACTATCCCGGCTGCGAAGACCACGGCGGCATGCTCTTTCGCCTGAGCAATGGCGGCACGGCAATGATCAACCTCGATTATTTACGCCCCTCAACAGCACCCACCCACGGCGACGACCGCCTCCGAATCGCCGGATCAGAAGGCGTCATCGAAGTCATAGACGACCGCACACATCTGATACGCTCGGACGAAGAACCCCGCGACCTGCCCCTGCAACCCGAAGAAAACTTCCTCGTCAACCTCCACGGTGAACGCACGGGCAAAGCACCTCACATCATCGGCCCCGACGAAGCCATAAAAATCACGCGCCTGTGCCTGCGTGCACGCGAAGCCGCGGACACAGGTCATGTGATCGCGCTGTGA